The Pleuronectes platessa chromosome 24, fPlePla1.1, whole genome shotgun sequence nucleotide sequence GATCAACACCAGTCGAGATCCCAGGCTCGGGTTTCACAGGGTTCAGGTTTAACCCGTGTGAGCAGGTCTCGGTCTATGTCGGCTATTGAAGGTGATGAATTACAAGTTCAGGATTCACAACCACacgacagagagaaggagaaagtggTACCAGCTTTGAGGGACCTGGAGGAAGAGGGCAGCTCGACTGCTCTGGACTCAGCTTATCTGGTCAAACAGTTTGGAAAACAAGGATCCGGCCGCACTGACCTCAACCTGCCGAGCGGCGTCCATGCATCGGTCAAAGGGCAGCTGTTTGTGGTGGACTGTGGAAACGCCCGCATCCAGGTGACTGATCTCCAGAAGAATGTGGTGCAGCAGGTGTCTCCTTCAGGATCAGAACGATCTTCTCGTGTCTGTAACTACTTTGACGTGGCTGTGAACTCAAAGGGCCTCATGGCTCTGACCTGCGCTGCTGAGCGAGCTGTGCTGGTGTTCAGCCGTCACGGACGCCTCCTGCAAACCTTCGGAGGCACAACGAGTGGTTCCACCAACGAAGAGCTGGACGCTCCCAGAGGCGTGACCGTCAACCGTCGAGATGAGTTCATCGTCGCTGACATAAAGCGCGGGACTTTAACTGCCCTCAAGCTGGAGCCCAAAACTGGGTCCAGGCTAGAGCGCACCGTGGTGACCGGGTACCACCGACCCTACCTGGTGGCAGCATGTCTCTCCACCGGGCTCATGGCAGTGTCAGAGCGAGGCAACGAGAGTGGACGCGTCCCGTGCATTCGAGTCCTGGAGCCTGGATGGAACACTATCCGAATCCTGGGTGTGTGCTCTGGCCTGGGGCCCGTCCTCACCTGCCCGTGGGGCCTCTGCATCGACGGCGATGGGGACGTCCTGGTGGCAGATTGGGGAAAGCAGCCGCACCGAGTTCTTTACTACCCATCTAAGGGTTTGGGCTGGCCTCTGGTGAGCGAGCACCTGAGCAGTCCGAGGGGTGTGGCTCTGCTGCCTGACGGACACATGGTGGTGTCGGACAGTATGAACCACTGCCTCAAGATCTACCGCTACAAATAAAccacagaggaagacagagagcgATGTGGATGGATCTCAGACTAATCACTAAAAACAGAGGGATTATATTTGTATCAGAAATGTATGATGTGATTTTCTTTGAGTTGAATTTACAGCCTCGACCTCTTATATGTTATAATCTGAGATTTATAGAGATAATGGGTCATGATTTTATTCATTATGATAAGCAAGTGTAGAAGATTagcaaatatgtttttcttacaCCTATTCAGCACAGAAAGAATACAAGTAGTAGATAAATAATACTATTGCATGTTCCTAGGTTAACCCTGAGTGTTTCTAACATTTGGTGAATCATGATTCTTTGTACCTGATTGAAAGTTCACAATTTAGTGAATCACACTCATGTTGCAAAAGATCGAATTGATCACTAATCCAGACAAATGTGTGAACTTTGTATAACCTTGTATCAAACTTTGACGTTGACTTAGGGAGGAGCTAAAGAAGTTTGACTGTTTCTGTgagtaaaaacaattaaactttattatgtTAAATCCAATTTtgcatgatgttgtttttactggCTactgcccacacacacccatactACAACTGATAATCATCAAACATTGTTTAAGGGGAActaatttttaataaatataatataattatagaTATTGTACTGAATGCATTCATTTTTGGCGTTTAAGTAATTATTTATAGTTGGATTCTAAAGATACTGAATACTATATTattgtaaacaaaaaaataaaatgtgttagaCAGTAAATAGTATTTAATCTAAACTGTTTGTGTTATTCGCACATTACCACACAATCTCAAAGGTTATGTGCATGAGCTTTTGGATAATGATAAATTATAAATTCATTTGAAATCTGCATCAAGGGTAAATCAATCGGTGCAGCTTTAGCAGCATTAATATATAACATTAAATACAGATACCAACATTATTCTATAGCTGCACATGAAACTTTCACTTTTATAAGATAACATTTATCAGATGGGTAAATTGAAACGAATGATTCTGACTCATCATGAAATCCCCTGTTTTTGCAACAACACAATTCCCGGCAGCCCCATCATCATCtacgcaaacagacacacacggagtTACCtaacatgttcacacacacacacacttcagtatAAAAGTGCAGATCCAGCTGCTGCACAGCTACTTCTCCACAGTGATTCATCAGGACCACAACATGAACCTGTTCACCGGATTTCTGCTTCTGGGTTTGGCCCTGGCCTCCGTCAGCGGAGCCCCAGCGTGAGTATTAATCATCTTACTTGAATTAATTATCACTCGCGATATGTCATTTAGACTGGAAGGCTTCGTGCATGAAGTTTGAAGAGGGAAGCAATTTCTCGTTGGATTTAGTTTCACATTTTTAAGTTTCTCACATATTTTCCTGCTCTGTAAAtcagcaacaaacacacacgtataaaTAAACTGATAGAAAAACGAATGGGTTTATGAACATACATGTTAATAAAGACTTTTTGgtggattagggttagggttaaactGCCTGCTCTGTATCGTCTCTTATCAGTTTGAAACCAGTGCAGAATGTAAAGTAAATGCTCAAGTCACTGACCagtagtttgaaaactctgtttGCTGGTTCAAAGTTCAATCTGTGGATCAGATGAACAAACACAAGAGAAGCTGAGTTGTCATGTTTCCTGAAGCACCCCGACTGCAGGACTTTGGAAAATGAAAAGTAACTCTGATCTTTTTGCTCCTTCACAGGCCTCCACACGGTTCAGCCGCTGACGGTGggtttttaaatgtctctgcaatGAGCCTCACACATTTTGTGAAACCATCATTTCATGAGCATTAGTGGTTATTTAAGTTGCATTATTTCTAATTGTGGAATAAAGATGGGGCTGCTGTTCCAGACCGGTGTGAAGGGATCGAGTTCGATGCCATCACTCCTGACGAGAAAGGAAGCCATTTCTTCTTTAAAGGTGAATCTTGAATTAAGCTTGAACATCCCCAGTGTATCAGCCTCTTTATCAAAGAAGCTTTTGTACTGTTTAGAAAAAGTATAACAATAGAGGTTTCTCTCAGGCGCCTACCTGTGGAAGGGTTTCCGTGGTTCGGCTCAGCTCTCCAACGAGTCCTTCAAGGAGCTGGACGACATCCATCACATCGGCCATGTTGACGCCGCGTTCCGCATGCACAACACAAAGAACCCAGAGGACCATGATCACATCTATTTCTTCCTGGTAAGACCCTCAGAGGAATTTAGTGCAAGtctgttaaagaaaaacaaagatcagATGGTGAGACAGATGTTTCTTTTTCTAATCTCCAGGATGACAAAGTGTTCAGCTACTACAACCACACTCTGGAGGAGGGTTATCCGAAAGAGATCCAGGAGGACTTCCCAGGAGTCCCCTCTCACCTGGACGCTGCTGTGGAGTGTCCCACCGGAGAGTGCATGGCTGACTCAGTTCTGTTCTTCAAGGGTGTGTTTGCCTTCAGCTTAATTATGATATGGCAGAGAAATCTCAGTGTTTGAGAAAGAGAACACACCTAAAGGTTGAAGGATTTAATGTCCTGAACATTTCCATGTTTGAATGGTTTCAATCGGTTGAAGTCTGCAGAAGATGTTGCTGAACGAAGCCCCACATCATCAGTTATTATCAAATCCAATACAGAAGATGAATGAACGAGTGGTGGAGATGAttgacagcctctctctctcctcacaggaCAGGATGTGCACGTGTACGACATTGACACGAAGACGCTGAAGACCAAGACGTGGTCCCATCTGCCCGTCTGCACCTCGGCCCTACGCTGGCTGGAGCACTACTACTGCTTCAATGGGCACAACTTCACCAGGTTTAACCCGGTGACCGGAGAGGTGAGAGGCTTGTACCCCAAAGACGCCCGCGACTACTTCATGAGCTGTGACAGCTTCGGTGAGTCAGGGAAACACTTCAAATCCTGCATCGTTTAGATTCAagtgtttattttataaatgtgtcCTCTCTGATTTTCACTGCAGGACACGGAGGAGATCACAAAGTCCCTAAATGCAGTGAGATCAAATTAGACGCCATCAGCACTGACGCCACGggcaaaaaatatttgtttgcaGGTATGATTCACGTAGGCGCCATTTTTAGTAACTTTAGCAAAAGGAAATAGTGAAAACGACTctggaaatgtttccaggggacacaaAAGAGTGACGGACCTGGCTGCTCCTAGTCGGTGGTGATGGAACAGCTGTTTCTCAGTGTATTgctgctaagctaagctaagctaactaagctaagctatgctaagctaatccCCTGCTGACTGTTCTTACCATAGACACTGTGTGAGAGCAGCTTGTACAAACAGGAGCCACAAGGTGATTGTTTCCATAGACcaaaaataaagatggccgatgtgtctccacttcctccaacaaacaggaaatgaaatcaAGCCGACACCCACCACGAAATACGCCCATACAGACCACGCCCACCAGAACCAAGCCCGTTTAGACACGCCCATGTAGctttttttgcactttgtaacgttttttaaaactttattgtcCAAATTTTACTAAACGATAGTTGGAGATGCagagctttattttgaaaataagcTTTATTCTCCACATTGTCCCCACTGTGCTCAGGCCCAGTGTACATGCGTCTGGACACTCGGCGTGACGGGCTTCACGCCTTCCCCATCACCAGGTCGTGGAGACAGGTGACCAACGGGGTGGATGCCGTCTTCTCCTACACTGACAAATTCTACATGATTAAGGTAGATCTTCTAATGGCCGTCCCTCCTCGTGCTGTCTTCAGAAAGGTGTTGAGTGTCCTTTTTTATCCCCCTGCAGGATGAGGAGGTTTACATCTTTAAAGGAGGAGCTCACTACACCCTGGTCGAAGGCTACCCCAAGTCCCTGAAGGAGGAGCTGGGCATCGCAGGACGCGTGGACGCTGCTTTCCTCTGTGACGACGACAACAAGGTCCACATCATCCAAGGTAAAAGAAATTCAACTGTAAATCATTTAGCTGTTTGCCTGCATGTGATTAACAAACatctcatttttcttttcaacagGACAAGAAATGCTTGTCGTGGACCTCACCGCCACGCCCAGGGTGGTGATCGAAAGGTTGCCCTTGCCTCTATCCGACCTCGATGCTGCTTTGTGTGGTCCAAACGGAGTTGATGTTTTCAAGGGCTCCCAGTATTACCACTATGACAGCCCCATGTTATTGGCTATGGGCAGAATGGCTCCTGTGGCTGAGGATATCACCCC carries:
- the hpxb gene encoding hemopexin, whose translation is MNLFTGFLLLGLALASVSGAPAPPHGSAADDGAAVPDRCEGIEFDAITPDEKGSHFFFKGAYLWKGFRGSAQLSNESFKELDDIHHIGHVDAAFRMHNTKNPEDHDHIYFFLDDKVFSYYNHTLEEGYPKEIQEDFPGVPSHLDAAVECPTGECMADSVLFFKGQDVHVYDIDTKTLKTKTWSHLPVCTSALRWLEHYYCFNGHNFTRFNPVTGEVRGLYPKDARDYFMSCDSFGHGGDHKVPKCSEIKLDAISTDATGKKYLFAGPVYMRLDTRRDGLHAFPITRSWRQVTNGVDAVFSYTDKFYMIKDEEVYIFKGGAHYTLVEGYPKSLKEELGIAGRVDAAFLCDDDNKVHIIQGQEMLVVDLTATPRVVIERLPLPLSDLDAALCGPNGVDVFKGSQYYHYDSPMLLAMGRMAPVAEDITPEMMGCQK